From the genome of Candidatus Neomarinimicrobiota bacterium:
CATCCAGGGCCAGGTGGCGGGGCTGGCGAGCTGAATCTTTACCTCACAGTATGTTCGGTTGGAGGTGGCCAGCGGCTTGATACCTTCCCGGTCTAGGGGTAACTTTGAACCTGTCATGTATTTCATACTTATATGAATCTCAGGTGAATACTTATGGTTACTGAACGCAGCAAACACGCAACCTTTTACGGTACGGCCACGCTGGGCGAGCGGGGACAGATAGTGATCCCCGCCGAGGCCCGCAAAACCCTCAACCTCGGCAAGGGCGAGAAGCTGCTCATCTTCGGCGCCGGACCGGACATGCTGTCCGTCGTTCGGTTGTCCACCGTTGAGAGACTGGCGACGAAACTGTCCGACCGGCTGGAGGTGATCCGCCGGGTGGTCGAGC
Proteins encoded in this window:
- a CDS encoding AbrB/MazE/SpoVT family DNA-binding domain-containing protein; its protein translation is MVTERSKHATFYGTATLGERGQIVIPAEARKTLNLGKGEKLLIFGAGPDMLSVVRLSTVERLATKLSDRLEVIRRVVEQGRD